The Coccinella septempunctata chromosome 6, icCocSept1.1, whole genome shotgun sequence genome segment aaggagaagagataaaatttccgagagcatttttgagagaaaattggaaaaaaaaccttttctcaaggatcgactccgaatcaatttgtgtgtcaagagcacttttgcgatgaagatatcaaaaagatgatggatttattataaacgaaatcgaaattgtcatccctcgtgagaagttgactcttctgaataagaatatctaactaataaaactacatggtacagaagtaaatattcttgaagaattttgttggcataacataatatatggtttcaatcggttctcagctgagtattggaaacagaatctactctaatatttaagtgataaatttgagattgctaccttttgctgtcttgatgtgtactactcctcactacagatttatataattttgaagataacggtaaaccaactaacaaagctgctttcaataaacaatgataaacaaaagtaggtacaatttttttgattagtgatttcttttgaaattcattgatttcgacttgtattttattgcatattattcagagaactcatatttaatatagattcgaagaaaggtatttgaaaaatcatcagaaaaaccacgatgacacataacctaaaataaaatgaaggctgttcaaattgacgcttgcatccccaccccttatcgatacccgctgcaatcgcagcgacacctatcctacgtttcccgttttcggggacacatttttaatacgtcgatcgttctccttctctctactctccatacttaCAATGGAAGCGGTAAAGGAAAGAGAAACGTGTTgcagagcaaagattatagagatagATAGAGAGAGAGATTATAGAGagattctctataatctttggccaaagagtatcaagttgttactctttgctttGGTCTAGAGAAAGTTAGAGCTAGAAGTGGCAAAAAGCTCGATAAAAGTGTTTAGTTTGCTGttgtccaacatctctatgttttttttttgttgacatttactgtgcACATTGAAATCTATGGGAagccatagagttcaatgactgtgcatcagagatatatctctgctgtgcatctactccatgtttgtttacgtttaccccaatatttgaatgtttattattatcgtatttgtgttcgatgtaatagtgtttcgtgcgttttaagacttgagtatcaagaatttcggtgttgatatgccaggaaattgtgtaatttgtggaaacTATGCCGAAAACGATAGattcggattggggtaaacgtaaacaaaaacaagttgatgttggacacagagagccaagggcggatttagggggggggggcacgggggcacgtgccccccccagacggacggatctttctatacatagttgaactcttaaaaataaacttgaagttcatttctcacatttactgttgattttttgcttgtctgcccgttgtgccccccccagaaaaaaatcctggatccgcccttgcAGAGAGCTatccttcgtagctgcgcaatgcggtatcttctctttcctctatctacattgaactttagttcaatgtctATCTACGAGCgggcgccctcaacggtaattggattcgcgaatatcGCAGcgccgttgagggcgctgcgaaatgaaaacaaactttgacgtttgtcagtactcttttcgagatttgtacggcctaacagagtttttctagaaaagcaagatatttatcggagttatcggaagtgaattgattgatttagtttcatgAAGAAAGATcgacattctttggaaatatttaatttgaaaaggatgaattgtggaatagaatcgagcgatgatattggtgatccactgtacctagacacaaaatcctattatttcacagattctttcttgaattaaacctagctaataatgttgaggcagcATATACTGATGAGTTTGTAAAGTTTCTATTTacagtatttcaattccatgttatgatataggtattcctgatactgaaatctcaagagacataaatacgattaagctcatggaacaagttttacagatgagaaaaagcattcatttggaagtatgaaaattatgaaattgtatttctaaatggtcaattgaatttagcagaaatctctcgcaaagaaaaatcgtttaacctaactcctgccagttgaaagcactggtataaataccttttccaatattttttcggaatcaatatttctattcagaaacccagacaataatcccaatataacttctccaaataataattataattgttAGACAACGTGAGATACGggaaaacataagaaacaaaacttgttttgactttgcagtactgacaaagtagtttcgtaattcagtcggcagagggcgtctagatttttggattcgccgaTATCTCCTTGCtactaccaaagattatagagttaggttaacctaacctaacctaacctaacctaacctaacctaactctataatctttggctacTACCAGAGACCAGAGTTGTCTCTGCTACTACTGTTATCTCTCTTTTCTACCACCCCCCACTCTCTCGTGGGTATTCCTCGATGCGGTGAACAGGAAAACCACGTGAAGGCCTGTCCATGTCAAAGAGTTATCTAACTCTTTGGtccatgtattattaggtctatgatcaTTATCAAATCAAAGTCGAGGCAAGCCGAAATAGGTGTTTTACGTATACCTAGTTTTATATGAAActgtaaaataaaaatgttcCATTTCGTTCGAAAATCTGCTATCAGTAGCTCTGGCATTTTAAAAAGTAAAAATGAGTTGAATTTTGTCACTTACGAATATTTGATAATACTTTCATTTCAGGTAGTCTGACAGTAAGATGTATAACAGAACGAGAATGTTTTCAATCCCCtataatttcaatgaatattATAAATTCCAATTTGTCCTTCACAAGCAATCATTACAGCTCATCAGATAGTACAGTTTCACCTGTGCTttattctaaaaaaattgtatttaggAATATATCATTTTCACCTATAGATTTAAGTAAAGAACCTTTGAAGCCATCTTCCAAAGTGGAAGTAACAGTAGAgaatttaaaaaagaaaaaggacGATGAACAAAAAGCTTCTACTGCAATAATTCATGAGCCTGTAaaggaaataatgaaaaaaaaatctttgaaagaaaaaattgttgctgaACTAGTTCATTATTATCATGGTTTCCGATTACTTTTCATTGATATGAAGATATCATGTGGCTTATTATGGAGAGTGTTGAACGGATATAGCTTAAGTAGACGTGAATATCGTCTCTTAATCAGAACTACTGGAGACATGTTCCGTCTTCtgccattttcagtttttataaTTGTACCTTTTATGGAGTTTCTATTAcctgttttcatcaaattttttccTGGAATGCTACCTTCAACTTTTCAGACAGCATCAGATACagatgataaaaataaaaaaaatttaaaggtgAAATTGGAAAtggcaaaatttttacaagaaaCATTAGATAATATGTCCTTACAACACAAGGATCATTATTCAGAAGAGGCAAAACAGTTTGCTGAATGGTTCCATCGTGTGAGAACATCAGGTGAAAGAGTATCTAATgaggaaataatgaaatattctaAACTATTTGAAGATGAAATTACTTTGGACTCTCTATCCCGGAGCCAATTGGTAGCTTTATGCAGAGTGCTAGAAGTACAAACACTTGGAACTAATAATTTATTACGTTTTCAATTAAGAATGAAACTTCGTTCTTTAGCAGCAGATGATAAAATGATACAGAAAGAAGGAATTGATGCTTTAACTTTAGCTGAAGTTCAACAGGCTTGTAGGTCTAGAGGTATGCGGGCATATGGTTTATCTGAAGAACGTTTAAGATCCCAATTATCTCAGTGGTTAGATTTAAGTTTAAATGAGAAAGTTCCACCTTCCCTACTTCTTCTATCAAGGGCACTAATGCTTCCTGAGACAATTCCAACAAGTGATCAATTGAAGGCAACTATTTCTACACTACCTGATGCTATTATAACACAAACCAAAGCTGCCATTGGAGAAAAGGAAGGTAAAATTGACAATAAAGTAGCATTTGAACTATTAAAAGAAGAGGAAAGAAGGATTAAAGAAGAGAGAAAGGAGAAGAAGGAGCAAGAAgacaaattaaaagaaaaagtgGATAAAGAGACCTTAGTAGACACTGCTCCTATAATTTCTGTAGATTCAGAAAAATTAACActagaaaaattgaatgaaaagccTAAAGATAGGGAACTAGAAACAAAAGATATAGAGATAATTGAAAATGCATTAGATAGTATTTCAAaagagaaaaagtttattgTTGAAAAAGAGGAACTACAGGATCTCAAGGAAGAATTAGCTGATTATAAGGAAGATGTTGAGAATCTTGAGAAAGCTGTTTCTTCACAAGAGAAACCAGAGATAAAAGAAAGTAAAGCTGCTAAGAGATTATTCAATAGAGTTAATAAAATGATACATAAACTGGATACGAAGCTTGTGGAGCTCAATGAAAAGGAAGCACAACTCAAAAAAGATTTGGAAATAGAAgagacagaaaaaaaaaagcaaGAAGTACTTAAAATTGAGGATATCATAACTGCAATCAAGCAGATAAGGGATGTCCCAGATCAGTCAAGATTGGATAAAATCACCAAGGTATTGAGGAAGattgatgatgatcttgatggATCTGTTAAAGTGGAAGATGTTTTGAAGGTGAGATTATATTCCCACTTACTAGTGAAATTTATTACATAACTTTAAATTGCGTCAGATGCATAGACCTCGCAGAACATGATTAAAATCAATTAGTCTAAGTATAATCTAACTATGTAGTTTGAAGAACTTTATTGAAGATCTTGGAATTAAGTCTAATAGTTCACTCTTTACCAGTTAGCTGGTAAATCTACTCTATTTGTAGTAATTTCTATGTTGGGAATACATCTGTTTGGTAAATGCAACACATTGAATTGAGAAAAGACGAAAATTTAGTATAGCCAATACATGCAATTTTTATGTTTGGTTCCCTTtataaaaattcgataaaatatCTTAGAAACAAAAAAAGCCTGGATTGATGCAGCCATGACACATCATTGGTCATTTTCAATCGTGAATGCCTAGTcgaaagttattttttttttttttttattttatgaaaataggaATACAAACGGGTGTTCCAACCCAAAAAAAGTATTCACAAATTACAtgggaaaaaaatcatacaatcaaaaatagaaaatttcaacCTGAAATAGTTTCAAAACAACACTgtacaaaatgataaattattctTTCGATAATTTATAAGAAAAGCACTCACGAAACAACATTCtatgatagttttttttttagtagttttttgaattgaaaaatggacGTATTAAAGGGATCGGTATCGCTAAATTCCGTGTTAAACGTCGTCAAAAATCTACAAATTGGCGAATTTTGCGTTACGTTCAAACGACGGAAAGGGACAGCAAAAGTTTCCCTCGATCTTAATCTTTTCTCGGGAACTCTAAAGGACAACAGCTGTAGAATAGAGGGAACCAAAAAGATGCCGTTCAGAACTTTATATAAAAAACTCATATCATAAATTTTTCTGCGGTTTTCTAAACTAAGCATATTGAACCTAGCCTGAGCTTCAGTGTAATCATGATCTTTTATGAGCAGATTATTACGGTATGACAGATATTTGAGAAATTTATGTTGCACTCTTTCTAATCTTTTAATATGACATTCATAATGAGGGTTCCAAATCGAAGAGGCAAAGTTCAGTTTATTCAGAACGAAGGTGTTGTACAGCGTGAGTAAACTCTTATTAGTCCTGAACAATTTAGCTTGTCGGAGAGTGAATCCAAGCATTTTATTCGAAGATGAAATTATGTGATCGATATGTTGAATGAAAGTTAACTTGGTATCTAAGAACACTCCCAAATCACGAACACCTTCAACCCGTCGCAACTGAACTTGGTCTATTTTATACCCGAACTTCAAGACATTTGTATTCCTGGTaaatgaaataatggaacatttACTCAAATTAAGGAAGAGAAAGTTCTCTCTGCAGTACTGAGAGAACCTATCCAAATCCTCTTGAAGTAGAACGAAGTCCTCAATGCTCTTTATCTTTAGAAATATTTTGAGGTCATCCgcataaaacaaaaaatcagcAGTACGGAAACAGGAGGAGATATTATTAATATAAATGATAAACAGTAAGGGTCCCAGGTGCGAACCCTGAGGCACTCCCGATGTGCTAGAAAAATATCTCGATTTCTGCCCTCCCACACATACAAACTGGGATCTCCGCAACACATATGATATTACCCACCTCAATAGACTGCCACATATTCCCACTTCTGCAAGTCTGCGAAAAAGTACACTATGATTAACCTTATCGAAAGCTTTTTTAAAATCCGTGTATATTACGTCTGTCTGATTTTGCGATTCGAATCCATCATGTAGGGCTTCAAGGAAACCCA includes the following:
- the LOC123315036 gene encoding mitochondrial proton/calcium exchanger protein; this encodes MFHFVRKSAISSSGILKSSLTVRCITERECFQSPIISMNIINSNLSFTSNHYSSSDSTVSPVLYSKKIVFRNISFSPIDLSKEPLKPSSKVEVTVENLKKKKDDEQKASTAIIHEPVKEIMKKKSLKEKIVAELVHYYHGFRLLFIDMKISCGLLWRVLNGYSLSRREYRLLIRTTGDMFRLLPFSVFIIVPFMEFLLPVFIKFFPGMLPSTFQTASDTDDKNKKNLKVKLEMAKFLQETLDNMSLQHKDHYSEEAKQFAEWFHRVRTSGERVSNEEIMKYSKLFEDEITLDSLSRSQLVALCRVLEVQTLGTNNLLRFQLRMKLRSLAADDKMIQKEGIDALTLAEVQQACRSRGMRAYGLSEERLRSQLSQWLDLSLNEKVPPSLLLLSRALMLPETIPTSDQLKATISTLPDAIITQTKAAIGEKEGKIDNKVAFELLKEEERRIKEERKEKKEQEDKLKEKVDKETLVDTAPIISVDSEKLTLEKLNEKPKDRELETKDIEIIENALDSISKEKKFIVEKEELQDLKEELADYKEDVENLEKAVSSQEKPEIKESKAAKRLFNRVNKMIHKLDTKLVELNEKEAQLKKDLEIEETEKKKQEVLKIEDIITAIKQIRDVPDQSRLDKITKVLRKIDDDLDGSVKVEDVLKVIEIIGKENVNLSDKQVDELIELIDKEEILEVEDKIEKALQKDKEAQLEKNKESPGHSSTDSDIKNKDELQKRDEQSKSHRSK